In Brevibacillus sp. DP1.3A, a single window of DNA contains:
- a CDS encoding LytTR family DNA-binding domain-containing protein, translating into MELKILTLEDNPGHQKLIAIFLEQLAVKSFDIARNSKEFFSIIEERGSDFNLLIIDIHLDEDSMNGLDCYKLYRKAGGKMPAIIVTMDPIHLDRTELQKIDVIDVVDKANLYCEGGPLPAAFDKACKHLQYQQFDKEGCLYVPVAGESLFMLPVEKVLYIQSKLREITVHTDLGSFRSDISLKQYSSYLDTHGFLSVSRSSLVNLERVDEFHKYDQTLTFQGDHLRNHVKVADDRVGTVRRILNR; encoded by the coding sequence TTGGAACTAAAAATACTTACACTTGAAGACAACCCCGGTCATCAAAAATTGATTGCGATTTTTCTTGAGCAGTTAGCAGTAAAATCCTTCGATATAGCGCGGAATTCGAAAGAATTTTTTTCAATCATAGAAGAGCGTGGTTCTGACTTCAATCTATTAATCATTGACATTCATTTAGATGAAGATAGCATGAATGGTTTAGATTGTTATAAACTGTATAGAAAAGCTGGAGGAAAGATGCCAGCAATTATTGTTACGATGGATCCGATTCATTTAGATAGAACAGAATTACAAAAGATCGATGTCATCGATGTTGTAGATAAAGCAAATCTGTATTGTGAAGGCGGACCTCTACCAGCAGCCTTTGATAAGGCTTGCAAACATTTGCAATACCAACAATTTGACAAGGAAGGCTGCTTGTATGTTCCAGTTGCTGGAGAATCGTTGTTTATGCTCCCAGTAGAGAAGGTGCTCTATATTCAGTCAAAACTACGAGAGATTACAGTACATACGGACTTAGGTAGCTTTCGCTCTGATATTTCATTGAAGCAGTATTCCAGTTACTTAGACACACACGGATTTTTATCTGTATCACGATCCAGTTTGGTAAACTTAGAAAGAGTAGATGAATTTCATAAGTATGACCAAACATTAACCTTTCAAGGTGATCATTTGAGAAACCATGTAAAAGTAGCAGATGATCGCGTAGGAACAGTAAGAAGAATATTGAATCGGTGA